In Ailuropoda melanoleuca isolate Jingjing chromosome 11, ASM200744v2, whole genome shotgun sequence, a genomic segment contains:
- the THAP9 gene encoding DNA transposase THAP9 isoform X1 has product MTRSCSAVGCSTRDTVLSRERGLSFHQFPTDTIQRSKWIRAVNRVDPRSKKIWIPGPGAILCSKHFQESDFESYGIRRKLKKGAVPSVSLYKVLQGVHLKGKARQKILKQPLPDNSQEVATEDHNYSLKRPLTIGAERLAEVQQMLQVSKKRLVSVKNYRMIKKRKGLRLIDALVEEKLLSEETECLLRAQFSDFKWELYNWRETAEYSTEMKQFACTLYLCSSKVYDYVRKILKLPHSSILRTWLSKCKPSPGFNSNIFSFLQRRVENGDQLYQYCSLIIKGISLKQQLQWDPSNHHLQGFMDFGLGILDADETPLASETVLLMAVGISGHWRTPLGYFFVNRASGYLQAQLLRLTIGKLSDIGITVLAVTSDATAHSVQMAKALGIHIDGDNMKCTFQHPSSSSQQIAYFFDSCHLLRLVRNAFQNFQNIQFINGTAHWQHLVELVALGEQELANIERLPRKLANLKNHVLKMNCAAQVFSESVARALECLLSLGLPPFQNCIGTVHFLRLINNLFDIFNSRNCYGKGLKGPLLPETYSKINRVLIEAKTIFVTLSDSSNNQIIKGKRKLGFLGFLLNAESLKWLYQNYVFPKVMPFPYLLTYKFSQDHLELFLKMLRRVLVTSSNPTCMAFQKAYHNLETRYRLQDEVFLSEISILDISIARRTDLALRTVQRQYGVSVIKTLFHKEDICQDWSNCSLSEALLDLSDHRRKLTCCASYIANKLSTLLTCEECVSALYASDLKVAKIGSLLCVKKKNGLHFPSESLCQVVNICERIVKTHSGMAVYELLPKQRELYLQQKILCELSEHIYLFVDLDEHLFDGEVCAINHFVKLLKDIIICFLKIRAEDVAKHPLKHHSERLEMKTLSRKHWSSLQDYRCSSFANTNKFRHLLSNDGYPFK; this is encoded by the exons ATGACCCGAAGTTGCTCGGCAGTGGGCTGCAGCACCCGAGACACCGTGCTGAGCCGGGAGCGCGGCCTCTCTTTTCACCA ATTTCCAACTGATACCATACAGCGCTCAAAATGGATCAGGGCTGTTAATCGTGTGGACCCCAGAAGCAAAAAGAtttggatcccaggaccaggtGCTATACTATGTTCCAAACATTTTCAAGAAAGTGACTTTGAGTCATATGGCAtaagaagaaagctgaaaaaaggAGCTGTGCCTTCTGTTTCTCTATACAAG GTTCTTCAGGGCGTACACCTTAAAGGTAAAGCAAGACAGAAAATCCTAAAACAGCCACTTCCTGATAATTCGCAAGAGGTTGCTACTGAGGACCATAACTACAGTTTAAAGAGACCTCTGACAATAGGTGCAGAGAGACTGGCTGAGGTGCAACAGATGCTCCAAGTGTCCAAAAAAAGACTGGTCTCTGTAAAAAACTACAGGATGATCAAGAAGAGAAAGGGCTTACGGTTAATTGATGCACTTGTAGAAGAGAAACTACTTTCTGAAGAGACAGAGTGTCTGCTGCGAGCACAGTTTTCAG attttaaatgGGAGTTGTATAACTGGAGAGAAACAGCTGAGTACTCCACAGAAATGAAACAGTTCGCATGTACCCTCTATTTGTGCAGTAGCAAAGTCTATGACTATGTAAGAAAGATTCTCAAGCTGCCTCATTCTTCCATCCTCAGGAC atGGTTATCCAAATGCAAACCCAGTCCAGGCTTCAAcagcaacattttttcttttcttcaacgAAGAGTAGAGAATGGAGACCAGCTATATCAATATTGTTCACTGATCATAAAAGGCATCTCTCTCAAGCAACAACTTCAGTGGGACCCTAGTAATCACCATTTGCAAGGGTTTATGGACTTTGGCCTTGGCATACTTGATGCCGATGAAACGCCACTTGCCTCCGAAACTGTTTTGTTAATGGCGGTGGGTATTTCTGGTCACTGGAGAACGCCTCTTGGTTATTTTTTTGTAAACAGGGCGTCTGGATATTTGCAAGCTCAGCTGTTGCGTCTTACCATTGGCAAACTGAGTGACATAGGGATCACAGTTCTGGCCGTTACGTCTGATGCTACGGCTCACAGTGTTCAGATGGCAAAAGCATTGGGGATACATATCGACGGAGACAACATGAAGTGTACATTTCAGCATCCTTCATCTTCTAGTCAGCAGATTGCCTACTTCTTTGATTCTTGTCACTTGCTCAGATTAGTAAGAAACGCATTTCAGAATTTTCAAAACATTCAGTTCATTAATGGCACAGCACATTGGCAGCACCTTGTGGAGTTAGTAGCACTAGGGGAACAGGAATTAGCAAATATAGAAAGACTCCCAAGAAAACTTGCAAATCTGAAAAACCATGTACTGAAGATGAACTGTGCTGCCCAAGTGTTCAGTGAGAGTGTGGCCAGGGCACTGGAGTGCTTGTTGTCGCTAGGCCTGCCTCCTTTTCAAAACTGTATTGGTACCGTCCATTTTTTACGGTTAATTAACAACCTGtttgacatttttaatagtaGGAACTGTTATGGAAAGGGACTTAAAGGACCTCTATTGCCTGAAACTTACAGTAAAATTAATCGTGTGCTAATTGAAGCCAAGACTATCTTTGTGACATTATCTGACTCTAGCAACAATCAAATAATTAAAGGTAAGCGAAAACTAGGATTCCTGGGATTTTTACTTAATGCTGAGAGCTTAAAATGGCTGTACCAGAATTATGTTTTCCCTAAGGTCATGCCTTTTCCATATCTTCTGACTTATAAATTCAGTCAAGACCATCTGGAATTATTTCTGAAGATGCTTAGACGGGTATTAGTAACCAGTTCTAACCCTACCTGTATGGCATTCCAGAAGGCTTACCATAATTTGGAGACCAGATACAGATTACAAGACGAAgtttttctaagtgaaataagcatcCTTGACATTTCAATTGCTCGAAGGACAGACTTGGCTCTTCGGACAGTTCAGCGTCAGTATGGTGTCAGCGTTATAAAGACTCTTTTTCACAAAGAGGATATTTGCCAAGACTGGTCTAATTGTTCTCTAAGTGAGGCATTACTTGATCTGTCAGATCACAGGCGAAAACTCACCTGTTGTGCCAGTTATATTGCAAATAAGTTATCCACTCTTTTAACTTGTGAGGAGTGTGTCAGTGCACTGTATGCTTCGGATCTCAAAGTTGCTAAAATTGGGTCACTGTTATGTGTTAAAAAGAAGAATGGTTTGCATTTCCCATCAGAAAGCCTATGTCAAGTCGTAAATATTTGTGAGCGAATTGTAAAAACCCATTCAGGAATGGCAGTCTATGAACTACTTCCTAAACAGAGAGAATTGTATCTCCAGCAGAAAATATTATGTGAGCTTTCTGagcatatttatctttttgtagaTTTAGATGAGCATCTCTTTGATGGAGAAGTGTGTGCCATCAATCACTTTGTAAAGTTACTAAAGGATATAATAATCTGTTTCTTAAAGATCAGAGCTGAAGATGTAGCGAAGCACCCTTTAAAACACCATTCAGAAAGACTTGAAATGAAAACTTTGTCAAGAAAACACTGGTCATCTTTACAGGATTACAGATGTTCAAGTTTTGCTAATACCAATAAATTTAGGCATTTGTTAAGTAATGATGGATATCCATTCAAATGA
- the THAP9 gene encoding DNA transposase THAP9 isoform X2 has product MLQVSKKRLVSVKNYRMIKKRKGLRLIDALVEEKLLSEETECLLRAQFSDFKWELYNWRETAEYSTEMKQFACTLYLCSSKVYDYVRKILKLPHSSILRTWLSKCKPSPGFNSNIFSFLQRRVENGDQLYQYCSLIIKGISLKQQLQWDPSNHHLQGFMDFGLGILDADETPLASETVLLMAVGISGHWRTPLGYFFVNRASGYLQAQLLRLTIGKLSDIGITVLAVTSDATAHSVQMAKALGIHIDGDNMKCTFQHPSSSSQQIAYFFDSCHLLRLVRNAFQNFQNIQFINGTAHWQHLVELVALGEQELANIERLPRKLANLKNHVLKMNCAAQVFSESVARALECLLSLGLPPFQNCIGTVHFLRLINNLFDIFNSRNCYGKGLKGPLLPETYSKINRVLIEAKTIFVTLSDSSNNQIIKGKRKLGFLGFLLNAESLKWLYQNYVFPKVMPFPYLLTYKFSQDHLELFLKMLRRVLVTSSNPTCMAFQKAYHNLETRYRLQDEVFLSEISILDISIARRTDLALRTVQRQYGVSVIKTLFHKEDICQDWSNCSLSEALLDLSDHRRKLTCCASYIANKLSTLLTCEECVSALYASDLKVAKIGSLLCVKKKNGLHFPSESLCQVVNICERIVKTHSGMAVYELLPKQRELYLQQKILCELSEHIYLFVDLDEHLFDGEVCAINHFVKLLKDIIICFLKIRAEDVAKHPLKHHSERLEMKTLSRKHWSSLQDYRCSSFANTNKFRHLLSNDGYPFK; this is encoded by the exons ATGCTCCAAGTGTCCAAAAAAAGACTGGTCTCTGTAAAAAACTACAGGATGATCAAGAAGAGAAAGGGCTTACGGTTAATTGATGCACTTGTAGAAGAGAAACTACTTTCTGAAGAGACAGAGTGTCTGCTGCGAGCACAGTTTTCAG attttaaatgGGAGTTGTATAACTGGAGAGAAACAGCTGAGTACTCCACAGAAATGAAACAGTTCGCATGTACCCTCTATTTGTGCAGTAGCAAAGTCTATGACTATGTAAGAAAGATTCTCAAGCTGCCTCATTCTTCCATCCTCAGGAC atGGTTATCCAAATGCAAACCCAGTCCAGGCTTCAAcagcaacattttttcttttcttcaacgAAGAGTAGAGAATGGAGACCAGCTATATCAATATTGTTCACTGATCATAAAAGGCATCTCTCTCAAGCAACAACTTCAGTGGGACCCTAGTAATCACCATTTGCAAGGGTTTATGGACTTTGGCCTTGGCATACTTGATGCCGATGAAACGCCACTTGCCTCCGAAACTGTTTTGTTAATGGCGGTGGGTATTTCTGGTCACTGGAGAACGCCTCTTGGTTATTTTTTTGTAAACAGGGCGTCTGGATATTTGCAAGCTCAGCTGTTGCGTCTTACCATTGGCAAACTGAGTGACATAGGGATCACAGTTCTGGCCGTTACGTCTGATGCTACGGCTCACAGTGTTCAGATGGCAAAAGCATTGGGGATACATATCGACGGAGACAACATGAAGTGTACATTTCAGCATCCTTCATCTTCTAGTCAGCAGATTGCCTACTTCTTTGATTCTTGTCACTTGCTCAGATTAGTAAGAAACGCATTTCAGAATTTTCAAAACATTCAGTTCATTAATGGCACAGCACATTGGCAGCACCTTGTGGAGTTAGTAGCACTAGGGGAACAGGAATTAGCAAATATAGAAAGACTCCCAAGAAAACTTGCAAATCTGAAAAACCATGTACTGAAGATGAACTGTGCTGCCCAAGTGTTCAGTGAGAGTGTGGCCAGGGCACTGGAGTGCTTGTTGTCGCTAGGCCTGCCTCCTTTTCAAAACTGTATTGGTACCGTCCATTTTTTACGGTTAATTAACAACCTGtttgacatttttaatagtaGGAACTGTTATGGAAAGGGACTTAAAGGACCTCTATTGCCTGAAACTTACAGTAAAATTAATCGTGTGCTAATTGAAGCCAAGACTATCTTTGTGACATTATCTGACTCTAGCAACAATCAAATAATTAAAGGTAAGCGAAAACTAGGATTCCTGGGATTTTTACTTAATGCTGAGAGCTTAAAATGGCTGTACCAGAATTATGTTTTCCCTAAGGTCATGCCTTTTCCATATCTTCTGACTTATAAATTCAGTCAAGACCATCTGGAATTATTTCTGAAGATGCTTAGACGGGTATTAGTAACCAGTTCTAACCCTACCTGTATGGCATTCCAGAAGGCTTACCATAATTTGGAGACCAGATACAGATTACAAGACGAAgtttttctaagtgaaataagcatcCTTGACATTTCAATTGCTCGAAGGACAGACTTGGCTCTTCGGACAGTTCAGCGTCAGTATGGTGTCAGCGTTATAAAGACTCTTTTTCACAAAGAGGATATTTGCCAAGACTGGTCTAATTGTTCTCTAAGTGAGGCATTACTTGATCTGTCAGATCACAGGCGAAAACTCACCTGTTGTGCCAGTTATATTGCAAATAAGTTATCCACTCTTTTAACTTGTGAGGAGTGTGTCAGTGCACTGTATGCTTCGGATCTCAAAGTTGCTAAAATTGGGTCACTGTTATGTGTTAAAAAGAAGAATGGTTTGCATTTCCCATCAGAAAGCCTATGTCAAGTCGTAAATATTTGTGAGCGAATTGTAAAAACCCATTCAGGAATGGCAGTCTATGAACTACTTCCTAAACAGAGAGAATTGTATCTCCAGCAGAAAATATTATGTGAGCTTTCTGagcatatttatctttttgtagaTTTAGATGAGCATCTCTTTGATGGAGAAGTGTGTGCCATCAATCACTTTGTAAAGTTACTAAAGGATATAATAATCTGTTTCTTAAAGATCAGAGCTGAAGATGTAGCGAAGCACCCTTTAAAACACCATTCAGAAAGACTTGAAATGAAAACTTTGTCAAGAAAACACTGGTCATCTTTACAGGATTACAGATGTTCAAGTTTTGCTAATACCAATAAATTTAGGCATTTGTTAAGTAATGATGGATATCCATTCAAATGA